Proteins encoded within one genomic window of Acinetobacter sp. WCHA55:
- the aspS gene encoding aspartate--tRNA ligase: protein MMRTHYCGSLTEAQIDETVTLCGWVHRRRDHGGVIFLDMRDRDGLVQVVIDPDTPDAFATADKVRSEFVLKITGRVRRRYAGTENANMVSGQIEVLGKEIEVLAASETPPFPLNDDNTNISEEIRLKYRFLDIRRPEMLDRLRFRSKLTNLIRNYFEDNGFLDVETPILTRATPEGARDYLVPSRVSNGSFYALPQSPQLFKQLLMVGGIDRYYQIAKCFRDEDLRADRQPEFTQIDVETSFMSDDDIMDLMETLTVKMFKELLDVQFDKFPRMTYTDAMRDYASDKPDLRIPLKLVDVADLMQEVEFKVFAGPAKDPKGRIVALRVPGAASLPRSQIDEYTKFVGIYGAKGLAYIKVNELEKGIEGLQSPIVKFIEPIVLDLLKRVGAENGDIVFFGADKAKVVNDAMGALRIKVGHDLKMSTCEWAPLWVVDFPMFEETDDGKWTSVHHPFTLPKSSVEEVKNNPGAALSVAYDMVLNGTEIGGGSLRIHNLEMQKAIFEALGIGEEEAEEKFSFLLNALRYGAPPHGGLAFGLDRLVMLMTGGASIRDVIAFPKTKTAECPLTQAPAPVESNQLRDLGIRLREKPKAEETK, encoded by the coding sequence ATGATGCGAACTCATTACTGCGGTTCTTTAACCGAAGCTCAAATTGATGAAACAGTAACCCTCTGCGGTTGGGTACACCGTCGCCGTGACCACGGTGGTGTCATCTTCCTTGATATGCGTGACCGTGACGGTCTTGTGCAAGTGGTTATTGACCCAGACACTCCTGATGCATTCGCAACTGCGGACAAAGTACGTTCAGAATTCGTATTAAAAATTACAGGCCGTGTGCGTCGCCGTTATGCAGGCACAGAAAATGCCAATATGGTGAGCGGTCAAATCGAAGTTTTGGGCAAAGAAATCGAAGTTCTTGCGGCATCAGAAACACCGCCATTCCCATTGAATGATGACAACACCAATATTTCTGAAGAAATTCGTTTGAAATACCGTTTCTTGGACATCCGTCGTCCTGAAATGTTAGATCGTTTACGTTTCCGTTCTAAGCTAACCAACCTCATTCGTAACTATTTCGAAGACAATGGTTTCTTAGACGTTGAAACCCCGATTTTAACCCGTGCAACACCTGAAGGTGCACGTGACTACTTAGTACCAAGCCGTGTATCTAACGGTAGCTTCTATGCACTTCCACAGTCACCACAATTATTCAAACAATTGTTGATGGTGGGTGGTATTGACCGTTACTACCAGATCGCAAAATGTTTCCGTGATGAAGACTTACGTGCAGACCGTCAGCCTGAATTCACCCAAATCGACGTTGAAACATCGTTCATGAGCGACGATGACATCATGGATTTAATGGAAACATTGACGGTTAAGATGTTCAAAGAACTTCTTGATGTTCAATTCGATAAATTCCCACGCATGACCTATACAGATGCTATGCGTGACTATGCATCGGACAAACCAGACTTACGTATTCCGTTAAAATTGGTTGACGTTGCAGACCTGATGCAAGAAGTTGAATTCAAAGTATTCGCAGGTCCTGCTAAAGATCCTAAAGGCCGTATCGTTGCATTACGTGTTCCGGGTGCAGCTTCTTTACCACGTAGCCAAATTGATGAATACACGAAATTTGTCGGCATCTACGGTGCGAAAGGTTTAGCCTACATTAAAGTAAACGAGCTTGAAAAAGGCATCGAAGGTTTACAATCTCCAATCGTGAAATTCATCGAGCCAATCGTGCTTGATCTATTGAAACGTGTAGGCGCAGAAAATGGCGACATCGTGTTCTTTGGTGCAGACAAAGCGAAAGTTGTGAACGATGCCATGGGTGCTTTACGTATTAAAGTCGGCCATGACTTGAAGATGTCAACTTGCGAGTGGGCGCCGCTTTGGGTGGTTGACTTCCCAATGTTTGAAGAAACCGATGATGGCAAATGGACCTCTGTTCACCACCCATTCACACTGCCTAAATCAAGCGTTGAAGAGGTGAAGAATAACCCTGGTGCTGCACTTTCTGTGGCTTATGACATGGTATTAAACGGTACTGAAATTGGTGGCGGTTCGCTACGTATTCATAACCTAGAAATGCAAAAAGCAATCTTTGAAGCTTTGGGCATTGGTGAAGAAGAAGCCGAAGAGAAATTCAGTTTCTTACTCAACGCATTACGTTACGGTGCTCCTCCGCATGGTGGTTTGGCATTCGGTCTAGACCGTTTAGTCATGCTCATGACAGGTGGTGCTTCTATTCGCGATGTGATTGCATTCCCGAAAACAAAAACTGCTGAATGTCCATTAACACAAGCGCCTGCACCAGTTGAATCAAATCAACTACGTGATTTAGGTATTCGTTTACGTGAAAAACCAAAAGCTGAAGAAACTAAATAA
- a CDS encoding DUF4184 family protein gives MPFTISHAVLAPPLAKLSGDRLPVAAIAIGCMTPDLYRLFTQANSNITHYWTSLIHPDLWMGLSFCILWYVLLRPCFYRFVGIQHELRLNSAMRIFKFLIGIILAVLLGTATHLFWDGLTHADFRTLFFQDFLSQNVALLGHSFPLHRILQIGTSALALPLLAWMSWRYYQTYQQHFPVSLKIKRFAMGLFIFSLLGGLVSVWDYARYIPTQVWQSDLYYFTGRSINEFSQVALLILIFGCILFLFLDRDHRLG, from the coding sequence ATGCCCTTTACCATTTCACATGCTGTTCTCGCACCTCCCTTAGCCAAACTCAGTGGTGACCGATTGCCAGTTGCAGCGATTGCCATTGGTTGCATGACCCCAGATCTTTATCGGCTGTTTACACAAGCCAATTCAAATATTACTCACTACTGGACTTCACTCATACATCCAGATCTTTGGATGGGACTCAGTTTTTGTATTTTATGGTATGTGCTATTACGGCCCTGTTTTTATCGTTTTGTGGGCATTCAGCATGAGCTTAGGCTCAACAGTGCAATGCGTATTTTTAAATTTTTAATCGGCATCATTCTGGCAGTACTTCTCGGTACAGCCACGCATTTATTCTGGGATGGACTCACTCATGCCGACTTCCGAACCTTATTTTTTCAGGACTTTTTAAGCCAGAATGTTGCTCTGCTAGGACACTCATTCCCACTACACCGTATTTTACAAATTGGGACATCGGCGTTGGCTCTGCCTTTGTTGGCATGGATGAGTTGGCGTTATTACCAAACCTATCAACAACATTTTCCAGTGAGTTTAAAAATAAAACGCTTCGCGATGGGGCTGTTCATATTCAGCCTTTTGGGCGGTTTAGTCAGTGTTTGGGACTATGCACGTTATATTCCCACGCAAGTTTGGCAGTCAGACTTGTATTATTTTACTGGGCGGAGTATCAATGAATTTAGCCAAGTCGCTTTACTGATATTGATCTTTGGCTGCATTCTGTTTTTATTTTTAGATCGTGATCACCGTTTAGGCTAA
- the znuD gene encoding zinc piracy TonB-dependent receptor ZnuD, whose translation MAFHKNLITLSIFAVVAPAVFADDTTTQQLETLTSQAHPLVQTAADFAVADQVIEQKTLKERAPTIGDALADELGVYSNQYGSGSSRPVIRGQDGPRVKVLQHASETADVSTLSPDHAVTVDPILAKQIEIIRGPSTLLYSAGTVGGLVNVTDQKIPTSMPEKGLEGTAGLRYNSGSDEKLASAGTTVALGSQFALRVEGSKREANDYIAPNYFHEHEGELEKERRVGNTFAKGETVSVGGSWIGERGFAGIAYTNRQDQYGLPGHSHEYESCHPHDDHLHCDGSDNHGHTDEHDHSGHDHAHDEHEAGPWVDLKSERYDFRTEILNPIAGFDKLRAHASYTDYQHDEIEGDSVATTFKSKGYDARLEMVHQPIADWEGVVGVQYNQQKLDITGEESILEPTKTQKWSVFGLEHKQWNDFHFELGARVDQQKIDIESDRKDYDDYAVSYSGAVNWMFAQDYKLSLVGSHQERLPLAQELYADGKHLATNTYERGNQNLDVEKSNNLELGFHYDTDKIDYHVHVYHNWYDNYIYAQTTYRYKNFRLVDYTQDKARFYGTEAEASYAINDVYKMSVFGDYVRGKIDNDNAPRVPAGRLGTKVNANFSDTWSGTAEYYHVFEQDRIASYETETEGYNMVNLGLAYNGQYMQGNDYRVYFKANNLLDETVYSHTSFLSTIPQVGRNFTVGLDFSF comes from the coding sequence ATGGCTTTCCATAAAAATTTGATAACGCTCTCTATTTTTGCGGTGGTCGCACCTGCCGTTTTTGCAGATGACACAACAACACAACAACTTGAAACGTTGACCAGCCAAGCACATCCACTCGTTCAGACCGCTGCTGATTTTGCCGTCGCCGATCAGGTGATCGAGCAAAAAACATTAAAAGAACGTGCACCGACCATTGGAGATGCTTTGGCAGATGAGTTAGGGGTGTATTCGAATCAATATGGTTCAGGTTCAAGCCGACCTGTGATTCGTGGTCAAGATGGCCCACGAGTGAAAGTCTTACAACATGCTTCAGAAACCGCTGATGTCTCTACTTTATCGCCAGACCATGCAGTGACGGTCGATCCGATTTTGGCCAAGCAAATTGAAATCATCCGTGGTCCTTCAACTCTGTTATATAGTGCAGGCACTGTGGGTGGTTTGGTCAATGTCACCGATCAAAAAATTCCAACCAGCATGCCTGAAAAAGGTTTGGAAGGTACGGCGGGATTACGTTACAACTCTGGCAGTGATGAAAAGTTGGCCAGTGCCGGGACGACGGTTGCTTTGGGCAGTCAGTTTGCTCTACGGGTTGAAGGTTCAAAGCGTGAAGCGAATGACTATATTGCGCCGAACTATTTCCATGAGCATGAGGGTGAACTGGAAAAAGAACGTCGTGTCGGAAATACCTTTGCCAAAGGTGAAACTGTCAGTGTTGGTGGTTCATGGATTGGTGAGCGTGGTTTTGCGGGTATCGCCTATACCAACCGCCAAGATCAGTATGGTTTACCTGGGCACAGTCATGAATATGAGAGCTGTCATCCACATGATGATCATTTGCACTGTGACGGGAGCGATAACCATGGACATACGGATGAACATGATCACTCAGGACACGACCATGCGCATGACGAACATGAGGCAGGGCCTTGGGTTGATTTAAAGTCAGAACGTTATGATTTTCGTACTGAAATTTTAAATCCGATTGCAGGGTTTGATAAGTTACGTGCCCATGCAAGTTATACCGACTACCAGCATGATGAAATTGAAGGTGATAGCGTCGCAACCACCTTTAAAAGTAAAGGTTATGATGCACGTCTAGAAATGGTGCATCAGCCGATTGCGGATTGGGAAGGGGTGGTTGGTGTACAGTACAATCAACAAAAATTAGATATTACTGGTGAGGAGTCTATTTTAGAACCGACCAAGACGCAAAAGTGGAGCGTATTTGGTTTAGAACATAAGCAGTGGAATGACTTCCATTTTGAGTTAGGGGCACGTGTCGATCAGCAGAAGATTGATATTGAGTCAGATCGAAAAGACTATGATGATTATGCCGTGTCCTATTCAGGTGCTGTGAATTGGATGTTTGCACAGGACTATAAACTGTCTTTGGTCGGATCTCATCAAGAGCGTTTACCTTTGGCGCAAGAGCTGTATGCCGATGGTAAGCATCTTGCAACCAATACCTATGAGCGTGGCAATCAAAATCTCGATGTCGAAAAGTCCAATAATCTAGAATTAGGTTTCCATTACGATACGGATAAAATTGATTATCACGTTCATGTTTACCACAACTGGTATGATAACTACATTTATGCGCAAACAACTTATCGTTACAAAAACTTCCGCCTAGTGGATTACACGCAAGACAAAGCGCGTTTTTATGGGACTGAAGCAGAAGCGTCTTATGCCATCAATGATGTGTATAAAATGAGCGTCTTTGGTGACTATGTACGTGGCAAAATTGACAATGACAATGCTCCACGGGTGCCTGCTGGCCGTTTAGGAACAAAAGTGAATGCAAACTTTAGTGACACGTGGTCGGGAACGGCAGAGTACTACCATGTATTTGAACAGGATCGAATTGCAAGCTATGAGACAGAAACTGAGGGCTATAACATGGTGAATTTGGGCTTGGCGTATAATGGTCAGTATATGCAGGGCAATGATTATCGCGTGTATTTCAAAGCCAATAACCTCCTAGATGAGACAGTTTATTCGCATACCTCTTTCTTATCGACCATTCCACAAGTGGGGCGTAACTTCACGGTCGGACTCGACTTTAGTTTCTAA
- a CDS encoding phospholipase D family protein, which yields MRIFRKLHQKLNWTSTRYVGVVVGLLALTYLTSAVYHSVKPLPDGLDYTGKLRHADVKFIADQTYIDAQGKQQQDHHIFDTVFKLIEDAQTTIVLDMFLFNDEVGTSQASQRALTRQLTDALIVKRSLHPNIEIKVITDPINSVYGGLLPEHYRKLRQAGVDVIETDLRPLRASNPVWSGFWYICCQNAGNNPDGGWLRNPFGDEKITLRSYLNLFNFKANHRKTLVVDTAEGWKTLVTSANPHDGSSRHSNVALLVTGNTAIDVLKTEQTVAHMSQGDVPMVILGEIAGNPSQPQVQVLTEKAILDATLNLLNTAKANDQIDLAMFYLSERQIINALKDAHNRGVKLRILLDPNKDAFGRQKNGIPNRQVASELNDAGITVRWCNTQGEQCHSKMILKRHAQEAELILGSANFTARNLKNYNLETNLRVIGPSKAAVFTDTQQYFDEAWSNLNGRQMSVDYEQYKDESKLKYGLYRFMEWSGLSTF from the coding sequence ATGCGTATCTTTCGAAAATTACATCAAAAGCTCAACTGGACATCGACCCGTTATGTCGGTGTCGTGGTGGGGTTATTGGCTCTGACTTATTTAACCTCCGCAGTTTACCATAGCGTTAAACCACTGCCTGATGGACTAGACTATACAGGTAAGTTACGTCATGCTGATGTCAAATTTATTGCAGATCAAACCTATATTGATGCACAAGGTAAACAGCAACAAGATCACCATATCTTCGACACAGTGTTTAAGTTGATTGAAGATGCACAAACCACAATTGTGCTGGATATGTTCTTGTTTAATGATGAAGTGGGTACATCTCAAGCATCACAACGGGCGTTGACTCGTCAGTTGACCGATGCGTTGATTGTCAAGCGAAGCTTGCATCCAAATATTGAAATCAAAGTCATTACCGACCCAATTAACTCGGTGTATGGCGGGCTCTTACCTGAGCATTACCGTAAATTGCGTCAGGCGGGTGTGGATGTAATTGAAACCGATTTACGTCCACTACGTGCTTCTAACCCTGTTTGGTCAGGTTTTTGGTATATCTGTTGTCAAAATGCAGGCAATAATCCCGACGGTGGTTGGTTAAGAAACCCGTTTGGGGATGAGAAAATTACCCTACGTAGTTATTTAAACTTATTTAATTTCAAAGCTAATCACCGCAAAACTTTGGTGGTCGATACCGCCGAAGGTTGGAAAACCTTGGTCACATCGGCGAATCCGCATGATGGCAGTTCACGACATTCCAATGTAGCGTTGTTGGTAACAGGCAATACCGCAATAGATGTGTTGAAAACAGAGCAAACTGTCGCTCACATGTCTCAGGGCGATGTACCAATGGTGATTCTGGGCGAAATTGCAGGAAATCCATCACAGCCTCAGGTACAGGTGCTGACTGAAAAAGCAATCCTAGATGCAACCCTCAACTTGTTGAATACTGCAAAAGCCAATGACCAGATTGATTTGGCGATGTTCTATTTGTCTGAGCGTCAAATTATCAATGCTTTAAAAGATGCACATAACCGTGGCGTTAAACTTCGGATTTTACTCGACCCAAATAAAGATGCATTTGGTCGTCAAAAGAATGGAATCCCCAACCGCCAAGTCGCATCAGAGCTTAACGATGCAGGTATTACAGTACGTTGGTGTAATACTCAAGGAGAGCAGTGTCATAGCAAAATGATTTTAAAACGCCATGCGCAAGAAGCAGAGCTCATTTTGGGTTCAGCGAATTTTACCGCACGAAATTTGAAAAATTATAACTTAGAGACCAATTTACGTGTGATTGGTCCGTCTAAAGCAGCGGTGTTTACAGATACTCAGCAATATTTTGATGAGGCATGGTCGAATTTAAATGGTCGTCAAATGAGTGTGGATTATGAGCAATATAAAGATGAGTCGAAACTCAAATATGGGCTATACCGCTTTATGGAGTGGAGTGGTTTGTCGACGTTTTAA